ggaagaagccactgctccaaaaccgcatctaaaaaagacagactaggggcctcccgggtggcgcagtggttaagggcgctgtactgcagcgccagctgtgccatcagagtccctgggttcgcgccgaggctctgtcgtaaccgaccgTTGGCctggtctgggttagggagggcttggtcagtagggatgtccttgtctcatcgcgcaccagcgactcctgtggcgggccgggcgcagtgcgcgctaaccaaggttgccgggtgcacggtgtagcctccttaaccactgcgccacccgggaggccccgggTCTGTCTTTTTTAgatgcggttttggagcagtggctttgctgagcgacacattggtgcggctggcttccgggttggatgcgcactgtgttaagaagcagtgcggctggttgggttgtgtatcggaggacgcatgacattcaaccttcgtctctcctgagcccgtacgggagttgtagcgatgagacaagtacccaacaattggacaccacgaaattggggagaaaaaaaaaagaaaaaaaaaaggtttgcaactgcatatggggacaaagatcgtactttttggagaaatgtcctctggtctgatgaaacaaatataggactgtttggccataatgaccatcgttatgtttggaggaaaagggagatgcttgcaagccgaagaacaccatcccaaccgtgaaacacaaaatagatggcatcatgaggcggggaaatgatgtggatatattcaagcaacatctcaagacatcagtcaggaagttaaaacttggtcgcaaatgggtcttccaaatggacaatgaccccaagcctacttccacagttgtggcaaaatggctcaaggacaacaaagtcaaggtattggagtggccatcacaaaaccctgacctcaatactatagaaaatttgtggacagaagCAAAAAAGCatctgcgagcaaggaggcctacaaacctgactcagttacaccagctctgtcaggaggaatgggcctaaattcacccaacttattgtgggaagcttgtggaaggctacccgaaacatatgacccaagataaacaatttaaaggcaatgctaccaaatactaattgggtgtatgtacacttctgtcccactgggaatgtgatgaaagagataaaagcttaaataaataattatctctactattattctgacatttcacattcttaaaataaagtggtgatcctaactgacctaagactgatcatttttactaggattaaatgtcaggaattgtggaaaaatgtagtttaaatgtagttggctaaggtgtatgtaaacctccgacttcaattcaaggggctttatttgtATGGGAAACAAAACAAGTGAAATGGAAAAACAAAAGTAAATatcacacaagttccaaaataataaagacaattcaaatgtcatattatgtttatatacagtgttgtgagtgtgtgtaattAGTCAAATTAAAAAAGGGAAAAcaaattaacataaatatgggttgtatttaaaatggtgattgttcttcactggttgcccttttcttgtggcaacaggtcacacattttGCTGCCGTGATTGTACACTGTGGTaattcacccagtagatatggtcatacatttggcaggaggttaggaagtgcaactcAGTTTCCATCTAATTTTGTGGGaaatgtgcacatagcctgtcttctcttgagagccaggtctgcctatggtgacctttctcaatagcaaggctatgctcactgagtctgtacatagtcaaagctttccttcattttgggtcagtcacagtggtcaggtattctgccactgtgtactctctgttcagggccaaatagcattctggtttgctctgttttttttgttaattcattccaatgtgtcaagtaattatatttttgttctctctctccctgtagtcttCTAGGACAGTAGGTGTATTCTGAGTCTCTCTCATACCTTACTGCTGACACAGGTTAGTATGGCTAGTGTGTCCACAAGCCTTTGTATCTTTCCCATGTAAGATATGAACACTACTATGTAAAGGTGTCAATTCAATCtcaattcacctttatttatttacccAGATGAGGCCCATTCAGATAGCCATCTCTGTATTTATTACAcctttctgagagagagagagagagagagagagagagagagagagagagagagagagagagagacagagacagagacagagacagagacagagaatgttagaaagagagagagagaatgctagaaagagagagagagaatgctagaaagagagagagagaatgctagAAAGAGAGAAACATGGGACAGGGCAATAAagagtcacacagagagagagagagagagagagagagagagagagagagagagaaagagacacggTCACCTTCGTCCAAAAGACTTTTAATTGTTCTTAGTGATTAATTACAATGTGGAAGAAGGTAATACAGATACTAGAATAGCTTTCAATTACCTCCTTTAACTAGCTATCAttatacagggagggagggagggagggagggagggagggagggagggagggagggagggagggagggagggagggagggagggagggagggagggagggagggagggagggagggacaaatagagaaggagagagagaaagataatataAATCATATTAAATGGCTTACCAAGTCTGTCAATCAGTTCTGCCATTGTAAAAGCCCTTAAAGATGTGCCTGAATAGATATTGGTTATAAAACTCCATTCTATATATATTGAAACATGAACATAATACTAAGTCAACCAACACCACATTATCTATATGTTATCTGTATATTATCTGTATATTTTCTGTATATTATCTGTATATTTTCTGGTTATTATCTGTAAATTTTCTGTATATTATCAAAATGTTATCTGTATATTATCTGTATATTATCTGTATATTATCTGTATATTTTCTGTATATTATCTGTATATTTTCTGTATATTATCAAAATGTTATCTGTATATTATCTATATTTTATCTGGTTATTATCTGTATATTTCCTATATATTATCTATATATTATCTGTATATTATCTATATATTATCTGTATATTATCTGTATATTATCTATATATTATCTATATATTAACTATATATTTTCTGTATATTATCTGTATATTTCCTATATATTATCTTTATCTGTATATTATCTATATATTATCTATATATTATCTGTATATTATCtatatattgtctatatattATCTATATATTATCTGCATATTACCTATATATTATCTGTATATTATATGAATATTATCTATACATTATCTGTATATTACCTATATATTATCTATACATGATCTATGTATGATCCATATTAAGAATATAGAATATAAATCTGTTGAGAGCCCTATTAGAATGTGTTTATGTAAATGAATCATTCATCCGATGTGAGTAGGTACAGATCTAGCATCAGCCTACCATCCCAGAGAACTATCCTTAACCATAAGGGAGGAACACAAAACTGACCGTAGATCAGCATCTGCGCTGGGATCACTTCTACAGCTGAAATCTTTGTATTACACTGTAGACAGACACTTAACTGTCCATATTCCTTCTTTATTTTGTCATTTTACCCCCTTTCCCTCCCCAATCTGGTGatattacaatcttgtctcatcattCCAATTTCCCAACGGGCTCAGGGGAGAGTCGAAGGTCGaatcatgcgtcctctgaaacattacccgccaaaccgtgcttcttaacaccctgccagcttaacccggaagtcatccgcaccaatgtgttggaggaaatacaccgttcaactgatgacTAAGTCAGCCTGGAGGAGCCCGGCCTGCcccaaggagtcgctagagcgcgatgagccaagaaagcccccccagccaaaccctcccctaacccggacgatgctggggcAATTGttgcgccgcactatgggactcccggtcacagccggttgagacacagcctggaatcgaaccccaGGCAGTAGTGACGCTGcaacactgtgatgcagtgccttagactgctgcgtcaCTCGGTTGGCCAGCTGTCTGTATTCCTTATAAACATACAGAGTGCGTTCATATGGACTGATCCTCCCTTATGCTTCTACAACATCTTTATTGCAATTCTTCTCCAGATACATTAATTGTACTCTTACTTATAGGCATGCAGTAGCTTGGTTGCCCTGGCCTTGTACACGGCAGTCAACAGTTTCAGATATCTGGAATATTTGTTATTTCTAAGTGTATATGGTTGtgagattatatattttttgcttaGATGGAGAACTGAAGACTTGTTCCTCTCTTGTTCGGCTCAGTGGCTCGGAAACAACCCGGGCAAGgactgaaccacacacacacacacacacacacacacacacacacacacacacacacacacacacacacacacagctctctgagACGCATTTGTCCCAGACAGCAACACTATCGACTCTGTACATTGTGGTATTATATatgaataatatatatttatatataaatattatatatagtatatcataatataatgcacaaaacacagaaatataatgTTTCAAAGCAGCACAAGTAAAATTAACtttccatcctctccaacacacTCTCCAAAACGCCCCCATTTTACCCCCTTCCTATGTTCTCTATTTGTTTGCAGTAGGAACTCTGTATGCAGCATGCTAACTGTTTGGTGAAAGAGGACGTCACCGTGCTAGGCTGAGATATCTGCAGAACGGTGTGTTCCACTACGCATCCTTTCAGTTTCATGCTTATTCCAAAATTGCCACTTAACATTCAGTCAAACACTCTACGTTATCTCTTCAATAAGAAAGAAGGAAGTTCAACTGTCCAACCTATCAAATTAATCctaaccctcagcttccctcctTTACTGCACATATCCTTCTCGTACCTGATTCTGTGTATGAGAAGTATCCCACCCCCCTCTGAAACGGTCCCTGTGGATCACAAATCTTCAATGTGGAATTCCAACCgtatattctacagtatacatTCCAGTCTATAAAGTATGtagtgtttgtctgtctctctcagacctCTGACTCCAGACTAGAGACTTTTCCCCAGGGCCGAGTCACACAGGGTCTGTCCTCAGACCTCAACCCTACCAagccctctcctctctggggCTCTATGTCCGGATCCTGGGCCCCTCCATAGGCTCCATAGGCTCCATACAGACTGTCCTGGTACAACAACCCCCTCTGACTTCGACAGCCACCTCCACAGGCCAGGAGCTGGCATACAGGGTTGGGGATACGGTAGGTACCGGGGCTGGGGTGGTTGCTGGACGCCGGGGAATGGGTCTGGAGGTTGAGGGGGCTGTGGTATAGAGGCAGCCCAGGGTAGGAGGTTAGATAGTCGTTGTACTGTCTGCTGAGCAGGCTGGTGGTTCTCCGGACCACCCCCAGGCCtaccccacccccccctccctggCCCCCCAGCACGGCCTCCCTGTAGGTGGGCAGGTGGGTGGAGTGTGAGTGCCGCAGCTTCTTACGCAAGTTTCCTTTCCTCTGGTCCTGCCTTATATGAAGATAGGCATGTTGGCGGGGTGAGGCGGCAGGATAGCATAGGTTGTTCCGGAATGGGGTGGGGTTGTAGAGTTTAGTGGGAGTTTCTTGGTCGACCATGACGTGGGGAAATAAGTCTGGTAAAGCAGAATGTGATTGGCTATCGAGGGATGTAGGCGGAGTATCGTCCGGCTGGCGAATCTGCTCGCTGCCCCAGGTGGCTCGAAGGAAAGATGGCCGTCGGTGGCGCCGCCGTCTGCCTGCTAGGACGAGCTCCTCCAGAGGAAGAGGCCAGGAGCCACCGCATCCCTCTTCCCCAGGACAGAGCACCGCTCCTGGGTACAGGGAGTCAGGCATGTGGGGCGAGACGTGGTTTTCCTGGAGGTGGTTGGCCCGGAGTTCAGCCAGGCACACCGTCTTCTCCTCCCTGCGCcgcctcctctgtcctcctcctcttcctgtctcccctgAGAGGAGGCTcttgctcctcctcttcctcttggaGGGCTCTGTGTGGGGGGGATGGGAGACAGCAGAGGGTgggtgagaggagaggtagaTGTCTGGGAGCTGGAGCTCACTATAGGGGATGAAGGGAGAGCGGGGGTGGGAAAGGTGTTGGGGGTCCACATAGAGCCTACCTGTGGAGGGGTGAGGATAAGAAGAGAGGCGGTCCCCCCCAGCCAGGTCAAGGTGAGGGCAAATGAGACTAGAAACAGGAAGTGGTCTGTCGTAGAGAGAGGAAGTACGAGCCGGGAGCGTGTATCGTAGTGGTGTGGGTCTCGCCAGCCCCCTCTGCTGGTTCACAGATGTCACTACACCCAGCGTGCAGTATTGTGGGCTGAGGGGGCGCTCGGGGGGCAGGTGTGTATTCTCTGTGACATAAGCGAACCCTCCCGGGACTGTTTCCGTGGTGCCTTGCTGCGGAATGTGGACTGGCAGGCTGCCGCCATGGCGTCCCCAGTGTTCTATGGTCTTGGAGGCGTGGTCCAGTGAGGTCTCGACTTGGGCGGAGTTAACCAGGTCCTTAGCAGTGCGTAGCATCTTGAGCATGTTAGCCTGGGCATAGTTAGCTGTCAGGTCTGGGTTGGCCAGGTTAGGGAGGTCTGGTTCCTCCACCCCGTTGAAGCAACTGTAGATACCCTGGGAgacggaagagagggagggaggggagagggaaagtagaggatggagagagagagagagagagagagagagagagagagagagagagagagaatacatgatCTACTACATGTAAAATTCAGTAGAAGCCCTGTAGAGAGATCTAGCTCAAAAGTTAAACCTCACAAAGAAAGTCATTCGATTCAACAGATTTTGCCAGTTTGCACACACGCTGAACACACACGCTGAACACACACGCTGAACACACACAGACTTGCTGAGCAAATAGTATCAAACTGCAAACAGAGAGCTGAGTCCCCTGACTGCACCGTTCACAGTCGACTGAAAAACTGACAAAGCCTAATTTAATTTGGCCCTCAGGGGCCCCCGTAGGGATTAACTATCAGATAGTAATTTAGCTGCTAATCTGATAAACCATGATACAGGTACAACGCTGCAATTACACACTGTTAGCagagcgtgcacacacacacacgtgagattgcctagtcacttttacccctacctacatgtacatattacctcaactaccttgtacccctgcacattgacttgctactggtactccttgtatttGGCCtcgatattgttatttattgtgttactatttcatATTTTTATTTGCTCATTTATTTCATGGTAAAAGTTTACACCGGTTGTACTAGGCGCATGTGAAACATAAAATCTGATTTAATGAATTGAGTTGGGTCCATAGACTTTAGGCTGGGAATGTTTTTCACGTTCGTTCCCTCCTTCTGCCTCTCCTACAAACACGCACTTATCACATAGATTGGTTGTTGATTAACACTAATGTTGAGCTGGAATTAAAACCGTGGTTTGTGCTCATTAAAACTATTGTTCTACAGATGAAAATGTAGTCATAGGAATTATACGTGGGGTAAACAGCAATAAGAGCTCATATCAGGCGTTATGCATTCACCACACATCATTAACTCTTATACGAgttgtgttctctctctcgctttctctgtatctctctctctcgctttctctgtatctctctctctctctctttctttctctctgtaccTTGATCTCgttctttctctgtatctctctctctctctctctctctctctctctctctctctctctctctctctctctctctctctctgtatctctctctctctctctctctctctcgctttctctgtctctctctctctctctctctctctctctctctctctctctctctttctctgtatctctctctctctttctctgtatctctctctctcgctttctctgtatctctctctctctcactctgtaccttgctctcgttctttctctgtatctctctctctctctctctttctttctctctctttctctctgtaccttgctctcgttctttctctctatctctctctttatctctgtacctctccctctctttctttctctgtatctctctctgtatctctctttttctctctctgtatctctctctgtatctctctctttctctctctttctctctgtacctctctctctctgtctctgtatctctctctatctctctctctctctctctctctctctgtatctctctctttatctctgtacctctccctctctttctttctctgtatctctctctgtatctctctttttctctctctgtatctctctctgtatctctctctttctctctctttctctctgtacctctctctctctgtctctgtatctctctctttctctctgtatctctctctttctctctctgtatctctctctgtatctctctctgtatctctctctttctctctctttctctctgtacctctctctctctgtctctgtatctctctctttctctctgtatctctctctttctctctctgtatctctctctgtatctctctctgtatctctctctctctctctctctctctctctctctctctctctctctctctctctctctctctctctctctctctctctctctctctctttctctgtatctctctctctcgctttctctgtctctctctctctctctctctctctctctctttctctgtatctctctctctctttctctgtatctctctctctcgctttctctgtatctctctctctctcactctgtaccttgctctcgttctttctctgtatctctctctctctctctctttctttctctctctttctctctgtaccttgctctcgttctttctctctatctctctctctctctctctctctgtatctctctctttatctctgtacctctccctctctttctttctctgtatctctctctgtatctctctttttctctctctgtatctctctctgtatctctctctttctctctctttctctctgtacctctctctctctgtctctgtatctctctctatctctctctctctctctctctctctctctgtatctctctctttatctctgtacctctccctctctttctttctctgtatctctctctgtatctctctttttctctctctgtatctctctctgtatctctctctttctctctctttctctctgtacctctctctctctgtctctgtatctctctctatctctctctctctctctctctctgtatctctctctttatctctgtacctctccctctctttctttctctgtatctctctctgtatctctctttttctctctctgtatctctctctgtatctctctctttctctctctttctctctgtacctctctctctctgtctctgtatctctctctttctctctgtatctctctctttctctctctgtatctctctctgtatctctctctttctctctctgtatctctctctttctctctctgtatctctctctgtacctctctgtacctctctctctctctctttctttctctgtatctctctgtatctctctctgtatctctctctttctctctcttcctctatctgtatctctctctctctctctgtatctctctctttctctctctctctctctttctctgtatctctctctgtatctctctttttctctctctgtatctctctctgtatctctctctttctctctctttctctctgtacctctctctctctgtctctgtatctctctctttctctctgtatctctctctttctctctctgtatctctctctgtatctctctctttctctctctgtatctctctctttctctctctgtatctctctctgtacctctctgtacctctctctctctctctttctttctctgtatctctctgtatctctctctgtatctctctctttctctctgtatctctctctttctctctcttcctctctctctctctctctctctctctctctctctctctctctctctctctctttctctgtatctctctctctctctctctttctctgtatctctctctctctctttctctgtatctctctctctctcgctttctctgtatttctctctctctctctgtatctctctctctctttctctgtatctctctctctcgctttctctgtatctctctctctctcactctgtaccttgctctcgttctttctctgtatctctctctctctctctctttctttctctctctttctctctgtaccttgctctcgttctttctctctctctctctctctctctctgtatctctctctttatctctgtacctctccctctctttctttctctgtatctctctctgtatctctctttttctctctctgtatctctctctgtatctctctctttctctctctttctctcggtacctctctctctctgtctctgtatctctctctatctctctctctctctctctctctctgtatctctctctttatctctgtacctctccctctctttctttctctgtatctctctctgtatctctctttttctctctctgtatctctctctgtatctctctctttctctctctttctctctgtacctctctctctctgtctctgtatctctctctttctctctgtatctctctctttctctctctgtatctctctctttctctctctgtatctctctctttctctctctgtatctctctctgtacctctctgtacctctctctctctctctttctttctctgtatctctctgtatctctctctgtatctctctctttctctctgtatctctctctttctctctcttcctctatctgtatctctctctttctctctgtatctctctctttctctctctgtatctctctctttctctctctgtacctctctctttctctctctgtacctctctctttctctctctgtatctctctctttctctctctctgtacctctctctttctctctctgtatatctatctttctctctctgtacctctctctctctgtgtctctgtatatctctctttctctctcggtatctctctctttctctctctgtatctctctctgtatctctctctttctctctctgtatctctctctttctctctctgtacctctctctttctctctctgtacctctctctctctctctgtacctctctctctctgtacctctctctctctgtatctctctatttctctctctgtgtctctctctctctgtatctctctttatttctctctctctctctctctctgtctcaccctgcTGATGGCAAGCAGGAAGTCCATCCTGGGAGATTTGTCTAGTTCCTTGTGAAGTTTCCAGTAGAGTAGATGTTCCCAGGAGAACACCAGCAGACTGAGCCCCATGGCCACCAGCAGCATGTAGAAGACCCCGGCCATGTTGTCTATGTCCAGCTTACTGCTCATCACCTCGTTCTTCTCATTCTGACAGATGCCTGACAGCCAGACCGTCTCCAAGCGCTGGGTGtcacctgggagaggagagggacgcaGTCAGAATCACCTTGAGGAGTGACTCACCAGTGAATTACCACAGTCAGATTCAGGTGCATGGGGTTTCTTTCAAATTAGGCTCCTGGGGAATATGTGATTTATGACTTACAAattgtggttacctgtgtgtggttgtgtgtgtggttgtgtgtgtgtgtgtgtgtgtgtgtgtgtgtgtgtgtgtgtgtgtgtgtgtgtgtgtgtgtgtgtgtgtgtgtgtgtgtgtgcgcgcgcgcgtgcgtgtgtgtgtgcgcatatgcATGACCCACCATCTCCCAGGAACTGCAATAAGGCCAGGTCAATTGGTCGTTTCCATCGAGAGTCTTTCTGCAGGGCGATACCATAGCCCGTTGTAGCAAACACCTTCCCAGAGCCAATAGTCACAAGCTTACAGCCCTCGTCCTTCCCTGCCATGTAGTTCAACACCGCAGCATCATAGATAAAAGCATCCAGCTTCCTGGATGAGACGGAGAAGAATCAGAATGTGTTGCCGTTTTAATAAACCAAATGGAACTCCTCCCAGTAAATAGGCCTGGATCAAACTATGGGGATCATAGACGGTATTGTATTCTGAGGGCGTTGGACTGGGGGTTAGGGgtgagagctggaggagaggtaTGGATTAAAGGAAGTGCGTTCTTACGCTGTCTTAAGGCTGTTGAGGGCATCCTCCACTCCTTTCTGGTTGTATTTGaccatgtgtgcgtgcatgtcggGGTAGTTACTCCTGATGTTCCTCTCTGTGCTGCCGTTAGGGACCGTCCCAAACCGGAATGGAGGGTAGTGTTCCTGAGGCTTCTGGaactgaggaaaggagaggagaggagaggagaggagaggagaggagaggagattcagCTCAGTGAGATCTAATTCAGAGCAGTTCTATTCATTTGAAACTGATTCAGTTCAAATCTCTTCCTATCAATTCACTTTCATTGGAATGAACGCCATTCTACCCTTTTCAATTTGATTAAATGTGATATCATTCAAGGCCCATTCTGTTTAAGTCATTTCAGTAGCCATAGATTTAGTTCAGTCTAGTAGATGAACTCAGGGCCATTTGGAGTCGGTTCAAAGTTGAAATGATTCACAGAACGCAGATGCTCATAAAACTCTATTAAAGTGTAGATAAAAACTGCTCTATTATTCTCTTTTAGTATTGACCTTCAGAGCCCTATGtagatggatggtgtgtgtgtgtgtgtgtgtgtgtgtgtgtgtgtgtgtgtgtgtgtgtgtgtgtgtgtgtgtgtgtgtgtgtgtgt
This window of the Oncorhynchus clarkii lewisi isolate Uvic-CL-2024 chromosome 16, UVic_Ocla_1.0, whole genome shotgun sequence genome carries:
- the LOC139367934 gene encoding glutamate receptor ionotropic, NMDA 2C-like, translated to MGLLPGQPPPFLLLFTLFLSSLPPLLSRPLILHPSINVAVMFSGSAYQNEVRGRLSRENFADLPLEVNPVTVLVNDTNPRALLTRLCQTMATEKLHGVVFEDDVGSGAGPQVAEVAQILDFLSTQTALPIIGISGGSAVVIPHKAEGSTFLQMGASLEQQIVCMFKLMEEYDWGDFVVITSMLPGYETFVDYVRSYTDTSYFLWRLQDILSLEMSIGTSDVRAKRMLQQIDSQVLVAYCSHEEAQYLFQVAGEVGLLGPGYIWILPSLALGNTESPSPSSFPIGVIGVITDQWRKSLRQRVREGVAIVAKGAESFKRHQGFVPEGHSDCNTPVTHINNNTLFRHMLNVTWERKDLSFNSDGYLTNPSMVIIALNRDRQWDKVGTLERGILQVRYPVWPRYGSFLEPVSDDRHLTVATLEERPFVIVENVDPDTGTCVRNTVPCRRQSNRTESLVGHSEPYTKLCCKGFCIDILKKLSRTIKFSYDLYLVTNGKHGKMISGIWNGMIGEVFYRKADMAIGSLTINEERSEIIDFSVPFVETGISVMVARSNGTVSPSAFLEPYSPAVWVMMFVMCLTVVAVTVFVFEYFSPVGYNRSLVSATAAGGPTFTIGKSVWLLWGIVFNNSVPIENPKGTTSKIMVLVWAFFAVIFLASYTANLAAFMIQEQYIDTVSGLSDKKFQKPQEHYPPFRFGTVPNGSTERNIRSNYPDMHAHMVKYNQKGVEDALNSLKTAKLDAFIYDAAVLNYMAGKDEGCKLVTIGSGKVFATTGYGIALQKDSRWKRPIDLALLQFLGDGDTQRLETVWLSGICQNEKNEVMSSKLDIDNMAGVFYMLLVAMGLSLLVFSWEHLLYWKLHKELDKSPRMDFLLAISRGIYSCFNGVEEPDLPNLANPDLTANYAQANMLKMLRTAKDLVNSAQVETSLDHASKTIEHWGRHGGSLPVHIPQQGTTETVPGGFAYVTENTHLPPERPLSPQYCTLGVVTSVNQQRGLARPTPLRYTLPARTSSLYDRPLPVSSLICPHLDLAGGDRLSSYPHPSTGRLYVDPQHLSHPRSPFIPYSELQLPDIYLSSHPPSAVSHPPHTEPSKRKRRSKSLLSGETGRGGGQRRRRREEKTVCLAELRANHLQENHVSPHMPDSLYPGAVLCPGEEGCGGSWPLPLEELVLAGRRRRHRRPSFLRATWGSEQIRQPDDTPPTSLDSQSHSALPDLFPHVMVDQETPTKLYNPTPFRNNLCYPAASPRQHAYLHIRQDQRKGNLRKKLRHSHSTHLPTYREAVLGGQGGGGGVGLGVVRRTTSLLSRQYNDYLTSYPGLPLYHSPLNLQTHSPASSNHPSPGTYRIPNPVCQLLACGGGCRSQRGLLYQDSLYGAYGAYGGAQDPDIEPQRGEGLVGLRSEDRPCVTRPWGKVSSLESEV